The following coding sequences are from one Mytilus trossulus isolate FHL-02 chromosome 8, PNRI_Mtr1.1.1.hap1, whole genome shotgun sequence window:
- the LOC134727323 gene encoding heat shock 70 kDa protein 12A-like has translation MISMCTYIQVRFLTSNISGGTADITVHEKINNGRLKEIYFASGGSCGGTSVDAEFFNLMEKITNPAIMNALKGEHLASYLDLAREFENKKRSVKPNTTGRINMKIPIALNLVCKEYVGQTLKSVIDSSEFSSKVSLKGDKIRFEFSLFKSLFQSRIDSLIKLMLDILSEKCCDGITQIILVGGFSQCMLVQKAVKDTFPKLPVIVPKNCDLAVMQGAVMFGHQPSIIAHRISRCTYGFRKKKPFDPAIHDQSHLEIVNGEAKCIRLFDAFLKRKEPIQPGKIFKTTAISRPSEGGEFKLYIFKTEKENPMYTDEEGCSELGVIKVKKPNPTITEKIKVHVVLGETEIQVNISGTELGKKHRVTIEMI, from the coding sequence ATGATATCAATGTGTACATATATTCAAGTGAGATTCTTAACCTCAAACATTTCAGGCGGCACAGCTGACATAACAGTCcatgaaaaaatcaataatggaAGACTTAAAGAGATATATTTTGCATCCGGTGGTAGTTGTGGGGGAACGTCAGTTGATGCTGAGTTTTTCAATTTGATGGAGAAAATCACCAATCCAGCAATAATGAATGCATTAAAAGGAGAACATCTTGCAAGTTACCTTGATCTAGCAAGagagtttgaaaataaaaagagatcAGTTAAACCTAATACCACTGGGcgaataaatatgaaaataccaATTGCATTGAATCTTGTTTGTAAGGAATATGTGGGCCAAACTTTAAAATCCGTAATAGATTCTTCAGAATTTTCATCAAAAGTGTCACTGAAAGGAGACAAAATAAGATTTGAATTTAgtctttttaaatctttatttcagTCAAGAATTGATTCTCTGATTAAACTTATGTTAGACATTCTTTCCGAGAAATGTTGCGATGGAATAACTCAAATCATTTTGGTCGGAGGTTTTTCACAATGCATGCTTGTTCAAAAGGCAGTAAAAGATACCTTTCCCAAACTTCCAGTTATCGTGCCAAAGAACTGTGATTTAGCCGTTATGCAAGGCGCAGTAATGTTTGGTCACCAACCAAGTATCATAGCTCACAGAATATCTAGGTGCACATATGGGTTTAGGAAGAAAAAACCATTTGACCCTGCAATTCATGATCAGAGTCACCTTGAAATAGTAAATGGCGAAGCCAAGTGTATCCGTCTATTCGATGCATTTCTTAAGCGTAAGGAACCCATTCAACCAGGCAAAATTTTTAAGACAACGGCTATAAGTCGACCAAGCGAAGGCGGAGAATTcaaattgtatattttcaaaacagaaaaagaaaacccCATGTATACGGACGAAGAAGGGTGTTCCGAATTAGGAGTAATCAAAGTTAAAAAACCAAATCCAAcgattactgaaaaaataaaagtacatgtgGTTTTAGGGGAAACAGAAATACAAGTAAACATTTCCGGAACTGAACTGGGCAAGAAACACAGAGTTACGATTGAAATGATATAA